A single genomic interval of Pyrus communis chromosome 7, drPyrComm1.1, whole genome shotgun sequence harbors:
- the LOC137740691 gene encoding uncharacterized protein, translating to MAAEEKEEALLNLFDSYWFGHEILSQKSPSQPQQATNNPTLQVDESAQEETLELPILKLRSLSDQFLNTPSFSPSSTPKLQTIFSGEQVTNFSKNDELLAHLTKSSRVSSSSSGSSGGSSSSRRSSERKRRKRVLGPSKSMSELEFEELKGFMDLGFVFTEEDKDSSRLVSIIPGLQRLASCEEEDVRDYQKEEEEEEEDHGVVSRRPYLSEAWDVLDQRKKENQMLMKWRIPAATNLGKHMKHHLRFWAHSVASSVR from the coding sequence ATGGCTGccgaagaaaaagaagaagcactTCTCAACCTCTTTGATTCGTACTGGTTTGGGCATGAAATTTTGAGCCAGAAATCACCTTCACAACCCCAACAAGCAACAAATAACCCAACTCTCCAAGTGGACGAATCAGCCCAAGAAGAAACCCTAGAGTTACCAATCCTAAAGCTAAGGTCTCTAAGTGACCAGTTTTTAAACACGCCCAGCTTTTCTCCGAGTAGCACACCGAAACTGCAAACAATTTTTTCCGGTGAACAAGTCacaaacttctccaaaaacgatGAACTGCTGGCTCATCTGACAAAAAGCAGCCGGGTAAGTAGCAGCAGCAGTGGCAGCAGTggcggcagcagcagcagcaggaggagtagtgaaagaaaaagaaggaaaagagtACTAGGGCCAAGTAAGAGCATGTCAGAGCTAGAGTTTGAGGAGCTCAAAGGTTttatggatttggggtttgTCTTCACTGAGGAAGACAAGGATTCTTCAAGACTGGTTTCCATAATTCCCGGCTTGCAAAGACTAGCAAGttgtgaagaagaagatgttAGAGATTAtcagaaggaggaggaggaggaggaggaggatcaTGGGGTGGTTTCAAGGCGGCCTTATCTGTCCGAGGCTTGGGATGTTTTGgatcaaagaaagaaagagaaccaAATGTTGATGAAGTGGAGAATACCTGCTGCTACTAATTTAGGTAAGCACATGAAGCATCATCTCAGGTTCTGGGCTCATTCAGTTGCATCATCTGTAAGATAA